One part of the Thermoanaerobacterium sp. CMT5567-10 genome encodes these proteins:
- a CDS encoding extracellular solute-binding protein, giving the protein MSRNAKKLLSFLLVVVLAVGVLLAGCGNKNTESNSNTNTSKQEQTATNSKDPQNLHFKSDKPLEFTMLYSDHPNYPYKEDWLLWKAIKDATNVTLKLTIVPMSDYNQKRSLLISSGQAPEIIPKTYPGSEIPFVSSGAILPVSDYIDQMPNFSREIKEWGLQKEIDSLKQADGKFYVLPMLHQDYTMQYSLAIRQDIFDKNNIPVPNTWDELESALKKLKELYPNSIPMSDRWQGKALIGEALPTFGVPVSGSDGLFDWTQTSTVLYNSSKDDWEFYPTSQEYKDMLTYFNRLVKEGLLDPASFTQTDDQAVQKFVTGKSFVIMTNTQEIQNMINRMNETLGQGNFKVTQILPLAGPKGGVIAGSHLENGIMISAKAKDDPNFPQLLKFVDWLWYSEAGLTLTKWGVEGVTYQKVNGKFQLMPDVNYMNLNPSGTKNLQKDYGFSGGVFCLLYGGPKDLAESMMTPEVANFENQVNTQRKLLPIAPPVPFTESQREQANMLSQPIGDYVEQMMLKFITGVASIDKDWNSYVQQVNSKGVDQLVKLTNDVYKSTKDKMK; this is encoded by the coding sequence ATGAGTAGAAATGCAAAAAAATTGCTGTCATTTTTATTAGTTGTTGTGTTGGCAGTCGGTGTTTTACTGGCAGGTTGTGGCAATAAAAACACGGAATCTAACAGTAACACAAATACTAGCAAGCAGGAGCAGACAGCAACAAATAGTAAAGACCCGCAGAACTTACATTTTAAATCAGATAAGCCATTAGAATTTACAATGCTGTACAGTGATCACCCAAATTATCCATACAAGGAAGATTGGCTTTTGTGGAAGGCTATAAAAGATGCTACAAATGTTACGTTGAAACTTACAATAGTGCCTATGAGCGATTATAATCAGAAGAGGAGCCTTTTAATTAGCTCAGGTCAGGCGCCAGAGATAATACCAAAGACATACCCAGGTTCGGAAATACCGTTTGTTTCATCCGGTGCCATACTTCCAGTAAGTGACTATATAGATCAGATGCCTAACTTCTCAAGAGAAATAAAAGAGTGGGGACTTCAAAAGGAGATAGATTCTCTAAAACAAGCAGATGGTAAATTTTATGTGTTACCTATGTTACATCAAGATTATACAATGCAGTATTCACTGGCTATAAGACAAGATATATTCGATAAAAACAATATACCGGTTCCAAACACATGGGATGAGTTGGAATCGGCATTAAAGAAATTAAAAGAACTCTATCCTAATTCTATACCAATGTCAGACAGATGGCAAGGGAAAGCTTTAATTGGTGAAGCATTGCCGACATTTGGTGTGCCTGTATCTGGCAGTGACGGTTTGTTTGATTGGACACAGACATCAACAGTATTGTATAACAGTTCAAAAGATGATTGGGAATTTTATCCAACATCACAGGAATACAAAGATATGTTAACATACTTTAACAGGCTTGTAAAAGAAGGTCTTCTTGATCCAGCAAGCTTCACACAGACAGATGACCAAGCAGTACAGAAATTTGTAACTGGTAAATCATTTGTCATTATGACAAATACTCAGGAAATACAAAACATGATAAACAGAATGAATGAGACACTAGGTCAAGGTAATTTCAAAGTTACACAGATTTTGCCTCTTGCAGGTCCAAAAGGTGGAGTAATTGCAGGCAGCCATCTTGAAAACGGTATAATGATATCTGCTAAGGCTAAAGATGATCCAAACTTCCCACAACTTCTTAAGTTTGTCGACTGGCTGTGGTACAGCGAAGCAGGCCTGACGCTTACAAAGTGGGGCGTTGAAGGTGTGACTTATCAGAAAGTCAATGGCAAATTCCAGCTTATGCCTGATGTAAACTACATGAATCTTAACCCAAGCGGCACAAAGAACTTGCAGAAGGATTATGGATTCTCTGGTGGTGTATTCTGTCTGTTATATGGCGGACCAAAAGATCTTGCTGAATCAATGATGACACCAGAAGTAGCAAACTTTGAAAATCAAGTGAATACTCAAAGAAAACTGTTACCTATAGCACCACCTGTACCATTTACTGAAAGTCAAAGAGAACAGGCTAATATGTTAAGCCAGCCAATAGGTGATTATGTAGAACAAATGATGCTGAAGTTTATAACGGGTGTTGCATCAATTGATAAGGATTGGAATAGCTATGTACAACAGGTTAATTCAAAAGGTGTTGACCAGCTAGTGAAGCTTACAAATGATGTATATAAAAGTACAAAGGACAAAATGAAATAA
- a CDS encoding alpha-glucuronidase family glycosyl hydrolase — protein MNNKKVVNRMYDCWLRYELCDEKVLDGYKDYFNYIVVKSNDRIISNAVNELKKALSNIKDVDIEIVENIPESNCIFVGTPDDFKAEGFDIDLEDELKSEGYVLKIVEKKGHSVLVVIGGSEKGVLYGAFHLIRSIFSGKTLKDALCIDNPQNAFRILNHWDNMDGNIERGYAGKSIFFKDNRIVQDLSRIKDYARLLASIAINGVVINNVNVHQQETKLITDEFLPDVKRIADVFRDYGIKTYLSINFASPVEIGGLSTADPLDDEVKNWWKDVASKIYSYIPDFGGFLVKADSEFRPGPFTYGRNHADGANMLAEALKPYGGIVIWRTFVYNCMVDWRDRSTDRAKAAYDNFKPLDGKFMDNVVLQIKNGPMDFQIREPITPLFGAMEKTNVFMEFQITQEYTGQQKHLCYLVPLWKEALDFDTFAKGEGSFVKKVVNGSLFGAKYGGIVAVANIGDSKSWTGHPLAQSNLFSFGRLAWNSDLSSREIAEEWVKLTFGCDKEVLETVVPMLLQSREIYEEYTSPLGIGWMVNPGHHYGPNVDGYEYSHWGTYHYADFRGIGVDRTVATGTGYTAQYKEPVAKMYENIDTCPDELLLFFHHVPYDHKLKSGKTVIQHIYDTHFEGVERAEKLRESWMKLKGKIDDGIFKAVLERLDIQVVDAKEWRDVVNTYFYRKTGIKDEYGRKIYE, from the coding sequence ATGAATAATAAAAAAGTTGTTAACAGAATGTACGACTGCTGGCTTAGGTATGAACTTTGCGATGAAAAAGTTCTTGATGGATATAAGGATTATTTTAATTATATTGTAGTTAAAAGCAATGATAGGATTATTAGCAATGCGGTCAATGAGCTAAAAAAAGCTTTATCGAATATTAAAGATGTTGATATAGAAATAGTCGAAAATATACCGGAGTCTAATTGCATTTTTGTAGGCACTCCAGATGATTTTAAGGCAGAAGGATTTGATATTGATTTGGAAGATGAACTTAAAAGTGAAGGCTATGTATTAAAGATAGTAGAAAAAAAAGGTCACAGTGTGTTGGTGGTAATTGGCGGAAGCGAAAAAGGCGTACTATATGGTGCTTTTCACCTGATAAGGTCTATATTTAGTGGTAAAACTTTGAAAGATGCATTGTGCATCGATAATCCTCAAAATGCTTTTAGGATATTAAATCATTGGGACAATATGGACGGGAATATTGAAAGAGGATATGCGGGAAAATCTATCTTCTTTAAAGATAATCGCATAGTCCAAGATCTTTCGAGGATAAAAGATTATGCAAGGCTACTTGCTTCTATTGCAATAAATGGCGTTGTAATAAATAATGTCAACGTCCATCAGCAAGAAACTAAGCTTATTACAGATGAATTTTTGCCTGATGTAAAAAGGATTGCAGATGTCTTTAGAGATTACGGTATAAAGACATATCTAAGCATAAATTTTGCATCACCTGTTGAAATAGGTGGTCTTTCTACTGCAGACCCGCTTGACGATGAAGTTAAGAATTGGTGGAAAGATGTAGCATCAAAAATATACAGCTACATTCCAGACTTCGGTGGATTTTTAGTAAAAGCAGATTCAGAGTTTAGACCTGGACCATTCACATACGGACGCAATCATGCAGATGGTGCAAATATGCTGGCTGAAGCATTAAAGCCATATGGCGGTATTGTTATCTGGAGGACTTTTGTATATAACTGCATGGTAGACTGGAGAGACCGCTCTACAGATAGAGCAAAAGCAGCTTATGACAATTTCAAGCCGCTAGATGGAAAATTCATGGATAATGTTGTCTTGCAAATAAAAAATGGCCCGATGGATTTTCAGATAAGAGAACCTATTACGCCATTATTTGGCGCAATGGAGAAGACAAATGTTTTTATGGAGTTTCAGATCACTCAAGAGTACACAGGACAGCAGAAGCATTTATGCTACCTTGTGCCCCTTTGGAAGGAAGCTTTAGACTTTGATACATTTGCGAAAGGCGAAGGCTCGTTTGTAAAGAAAGTGGTAAATGGCAGCCTATTTGGAGCAAAATACGGCGGAATTGTCGCTGTAGCAAACATAGGGGATAGTAAGTCATGGACAGGACATCCTCTTGCACAATCAAATCTCTTCAGTTTCGGAAGGCTTGCATGGAATTCAGACCTTTCGTCAAGAGAGATAGCAGAGGAATGGGTTAAACTTACATTTGGGTGCGATAAAGAGGTTTTGGAGACGGTTGTACCAATGCTGCTGCAATCCAGGGAGATATATGAGGAGTATACAAGTCCTCTTGGGATAGGATGGATGGTAAACCCAGGCCACCATTACGGACCTAATGTTGATGGCTATGAATATTCCCATTGGGGAACGTATCACTACGCCGATTTTAGAGGGATAGGCGTTGATCGCACTGTCGCGACTGGGACAGGTTATACGGCGCAGTACAAAGAACCTGTTGCGAAAATGTACGAAAATATCGATACATGTCCTGATGAGCTTTTGCTTTTCTTCCATCATGTGCCTTATGACCACAAATTGAAATCAGGGAAAACTGTGATTCAGCATATATACGACACCCATTTTGAGGGAGTGGAAAGGGCAGAAAAACTAAGGGAATCTTGGATGAAACTAAAAGGAAAAATAGACGATGGGATATTTAAAGCCGTGTTAGAAAGATTAGACATACAGGTTGTTGATGCTAAAGAGTGGAGAGATGTTGTAAATACCTATTTTTACAGAAAGACAGGCATAAAAGATGAATATGGAAGGAAAATTTATGAATAA
- a CDS encoding Gfo/Idh/MocA family protein has translation MSRENGMYYMPESRAKKVCGEGDFEFAAIGLDHGHIYGMTKGLIEAGAEVKWVYDKDPEKVERFIKAFPTAKKARDEDEILMDNSVKLVASAAIPSERCAIGLKAMDAGKDYFADKPPMTTREQLEQAKDKVKKTKRKYAVYYGERLHNEASVYAGQLAEKGAIGRVIQVIGMGPHREGKGRPDWFYEKDKFGGILCDIGSHQIEQFLFFTGAKDARVQSAKVANYNHKQYPTFEDFGDVTLVGDNGATGYFRLDWFTPDGLGTWGDGRLFILGTDGYIELRKYIDVARENTTDHVYLANKDGEYHMDVKGKVGFPFFGELILDSINRTENAMTQEHIFKAIELALEAQTNAIKVE, from the coding sequence ATGAGCAGAGAAAACGGTATGTACTATATGCCTGAAAGCAGGGCTAAAAAAGTCTGCGGTGAAGGAGATTTTGAATTTGCAGCAATTGGACTGGATCATGGGCACATATATGGAATGACAAAAGGACTGATAGAAGCAGGTGCTGAAGTAAAATGGGTATATGACAAGGACCCAGAGAAAGTTGAAAGATTCATAAAAGCATTTCCTACTGCAAAAAAGGCCAGAGACGAAGATGAGATACTGATGGATAACTCAGTTAAATTGGTAGCAAGTGCAGCAATACCATCAGAAAGGTGCGCTATAGGCTTAAAAGCCATGGATGCTGGCAAAGACTACTTTGCAGACAAGCCACCTATGACAACCAGAGAGCAACTGGAGCAGGCTAAAGACAAAGTGAAAAAGACGAAAAGAAAATATGCAGTCTACTATGGTGAAAGGCTTCACAATGAAGCATCTGTCTATGCAGGACAATTAGCAGAAAAAGGGGCAATAGGACGAGTAATACAAGTCATTGGCATGGGACCACATAGAGAAGGAAAAGGACGGCCTGACTGGTTCTACGAAAAGGACAAATTTGGAGGAATACTGTGCGATATAGGAAGCCATCAGATAGAACAGTTTTTGTTTTTCACAGGTGCAAAAGATGCTAGGGTCCAATCGGCAAAAGTAGCAAATTACAATCATAAACAGTATCCTACTTTTGAGGACTTTGGCGATGTGACACTAGTTGGCGATAATGGCGCAACAGGCTATTTTAGGCTTGACTGGTTTACTCCAGATGGCCTTGGCACATGGGGAGACGGAAGGCTATTTATATTAGGAACAGATGGATATATAGAACTTAGAAAGTATATCGATGTTGCTAGAGAAAATACGACAGACCACGTGTACCTAGCAAATAAAGATGGCGAATATCATATGGATGTAAAGGGGAAAGTCGGATTTCCTTTCTTTGGTGAATTAATACTGGACTCAATAAACAGGACAGAAAATGCTATGACACAAGAGCATATATTTAAAGCTATAGAGCTAGCATTAGAGGCTCAAACAAATGCAATAAAGGTAGAATGA
- a CDS encoding glycoside hydrolase family 52 protein, with amino-acid sequence MISKSFYAHHSAFGAFSSFVIGKCGKGGGVVLNDVRPPENNIYIGYKRDGVINLLPFIKDDTKNAEEEFTGEVSNSNRGKNIKVFKEDEIEREMGWASDTWTAGNFRFSILTPFGYVKNPAVMDENEKKLVLAPVIFVQLTMDNTDNDKDAEMIFGFEGPKRILSELTDGKYLGGAFERKYGFAIKKSDDVRELSRLDILTSWANGNYQNHGLGRAPSLIFKVPAGAKRTFTIALATYQSGIITTGIDTEFYYTSVFKSLEDVLAFGLDNVDYYINLARERDEELRKSGLNEYRQFLLAHAAHSYYASTELLKRTDGTPLWVVNEGEYIMINTFDLTVDHVFWEIRFHPWTITNTLDLYVENYSYKDQAGLAFTHDMGVANGFSKKGYSSYELPNLTGCFSYMTHEELLNWVLTGSVYAIKMNDKEWLNKNMDVFSECFDSIIARDKNNDGIMDVDSSRCQNGSEITTYDSLDESLGQARNNLYLGVKTWAAYGVLHGLFKENGLEEKAKKALEKAKEAANTIVGKFDTENQYIPAVFENGNTSRIIPAVEALVYPYVVGYTDFVSEVGVFGELIKVLKKHVMTIMKPGICIDEVSGGWKLSSTSKNTWNSKIFLCQYVIKDVLNIDFGDKEIEWDRVHAMWQQVSCSEDCATDQVNSDTGTPRGSRLYPRLVTSILWMK; translated from the coding sequence ATGATAAGTAAATCTTTTTATGCGCATCACAGCGCATTTGGAGCTTTTTCAAGTTTTGTGATTGGAAAATGCGGTAAGGGTGGTGGCGTCGTATTAAATGATGTTAGACCGCCTGAAAACAATATCTACATCGGGTACAAAAGAGATGGAGTGATAAACCTACTTCCATTTATTAAAGATGATACAAAAAATGCTGAGGAAGAGTTTACAGGAGAAGTTTCTAACAGCAATAGAGGAAAAAATATAAAAGTTTTCAAAGAAGATGAAATAGAAAGGGAAATGGGATGGGCATCAGACACATGGACTGCTGGAAACTTTAGATTTTCAATACTTACTCCATTTGGATACGTCAAAAATCCTGCAGTGATGGATGAAAATGAGAAAAAACTCGTACTGGCTCCTGTTATATTTGTGCAGTTGACGATGGACAACACTGACAACGATAAGGATGCTGAGATGATATTTGGCTTTGAAGGACCAAAAAGGATATTATCTGAGCTTACAGATGGAAAATACTTAGGTGGTGCCTTTGAAAGAAAATACGGTTTTGCCATCAAAAAAAGTGATGATGTAAGAGAACTGTCAAGACTTGATATTTTGACGTCATGGGCAAATGGCAATTATCAAAACCACGGTCTTGGCAGAGCACCTTCTTTGATATTTAAAGTTCCTGCAGGTGCCAAGAGAACATTTACTATCGCATTAGCAACTTATCAAAGTGGAATTATAACGACAGGAATTGATACTGAGTTTTACTATACTTCTGTGTTTAAGTCGCTAGAGGATGTCCTTGCGTTTGGTCTTGACAATGTTGATTATTATATAAATTTGGCTAGAGAAAGGGATGAAGAGCTTAGGAAAAGCGGACTCAATGAATACAGGCAGTTTTTGCTAGCTCATGCTGCTCACAGCTATTATGCCAGCACTGAGCTTCTGAAAAGAACTGATGGTACGCCTTTATGGGTTGTAAATGAAGGCGAATATATAATGATAAACACATTTGATTTGACGGTTGATCATGTCTTCTGGGAAATAAGATTTCACCCGTGGACTATTACAAATACACTAGACTTGTACGTGGAAAATTACAGCTACAAGGATCAAGCAGGTCTTGCATTTACACATGATATGGGTGTTGCAAATGGCTTTTCTAAAAAAGGGTATTCTTCTTATGAACTTCCTAACCTTACAGGATGCTTCAGCTATATGACTCATGAGGAGCTTTTAAACTGGGTGCTGACAGGTTCTGTCTATGCCATAAAAATGAACGACAAAGAATGGCTTAATAAGAATATGGATGTTTTTTCTGAATGCTTTGATTCCATCATTGCAAGGGATAAGAATAACGACGGGATAATGGATGTGGACAGTTCAAGATGTCAAAATGGCTCAGAGATAACTACTTATGACAGCCTTGATGAAAGCCTTGGTCAGGCAAGAAATAATTTATACCTTGGCGTAAAGACGTGGGCAGCGTATGGAGTACTTCATGGACTATTTAAAGAAAATGGATTGGAAGAAAAGGCGAAAAAAGCGCTAGAAAAGGCGAAAGAGGCTGCAAATACAATTGTTGGCAAGTTTGATACAGAAAATCAGTATATCCCTGCTGTATTTGAAAATGGAAATACATCTAGGATAATACCTGCTGTTGAGGCGTTGGTTTATCCGTACGTTGTAGGATATACTGACTTTGTAAGCGAGGTAGGAGTTTTTGGTGAGCTTATAAAGGTATTGAAGAAGCATGTTATGACGATTATGAAACCGGGCATATGCATAGATGAAGTATCTGGTGGCTGGAAGCTTTCCTCAACGAGCAAGAATACATGGAACAGCAAGATATTCTTGTGCCAATATGTGATAAAAGATGTGCTTAATATAGACTTTGGAGATAAAGAGATTGAGTGGGATAGGGTACACGCAATGTGGCAACAGGTGTCTTGCAGTGAAGATTGTGCTACAGACCAGGTTAACAGCGACACAGGTACACCTAGAGGAAGCCGTCTCTATCCGAGACTTGTAACCAGCATACTGTGGATGAAATAA
- a CDS encoding carbohydrate ABC transporter permease yields MKETKQYKIFKVVNTIIMIIVILVTLYPFWYLVSLSLSSEKYVYAGLVSLYPKGLTLKTYQVLLAEKEFWTTYKNTIIYTIVGTLISLFLSTLLAYPLSKKRLKGRGIILGFVVFTMFFSGGLIPTYLLVNALGMRNTIWGVVLPGAVSTFNVMVMKTFFEGIPTELEEAAQVDGMSTYGILLKIVLPLSKPIMYVMALFYAVGVWNNWFGPFIYLDDSSKFPVALYLRNILAGAQQTAVSSTSDQSELAQISATLKSASVILTSIPIMMVYPFIQKYFVQGVMIGSLKG; encoded by the coding sequence ATGAAAGAAACAAAGCAATATAAGATATTTAAAGTAGTAAACACAATAATAATGATAATTGTAATTTTAGTGACGCTTTATCCATTTTGGTATCTTGTAAGTTTATCATTAAGCAGTGAAAAATACGTATATGCAGGCTTAGTATCATTATATCCTAAAGGTCTTACGCTTAAAACTTATCAGGTTCTTTTGGCAGAGAAAGAATTCTGGACCACCTACAAAAACACGATAATATATACGATTGTAGGGACTCTTATATCATTGTTTTTATCGACGCTTTTAGCATATCCTCTCTCAAAAAAGCGTCTTAAAGGAAGAGGAATAATACTTGGATTTGTAGTATTTACCATGTTTTTTAGCGGTGGATTGATACCGACTTACTTATTAGTTAATGCATTAGGGATGAGAAATACAATATGGGGCGTTGTGCTTCCTGGTGCTGTCAGTACATTCAATGTAATGGTTATGAAGACTTTCTTTGAAGGTATACCAACTGAGCTGGAAGAAGCTGCACAAGTTGATGGAATGAGCACTTATGGAATATTGCTTAAAATAGTACTTCCGCTTTCAAAACCTATTATGTACGTTATGGCGCTTTTCTATGCGGTAGGTGTATGGAACAACTGGTTTGGACCATTTATATATCTTGATGACAGCTCAAAATTTCCAGTTGCACTTTACTTAAGAAATATTTTAGCAGGTGCACAGCAGACAGCGGTTAGCAGTACCTCAGACCAAAGTGAACTAGCACAGATATCAGCTACTTTAAAGTCAGCCAGCGTCATACTAACATCAATACCAATTATGATGGTATATCCATTTATACAGAAGTACTTCGTTCAAGGCGTCATGATTGGCTCACTGAAAGGTTGA
- a CDS encoding sugar ABC transporter permease, with amino-acid sequence MDSVLMNKDRSNEKTKTKKNSNFKNTLKAIKKDWQLYSLLILPIAYYIIFRYIPMYGNIIAFRRFVPGGPVYGTEWVGLRYFNMFIHDPSFWQVFRNTIILSVEYLVISFPFPIIFALLLNEIKSTWFKRFTQTVSYLPYFISTVVVADMIMQILDPSSGVINMIVKHYTGHTINFLAEPQWFRTIYIVSGIWQGMGWGAILYLAALTNINPELYEAAIIDGASRWQQTIYVTIPGMMPTIMILLILNIGSLLAVGFEKILLLYNPLTYSTADVISTYLYRMGLVSNNFSYAAAIGMFEAVIGLTLVYTANYLSRKFTESSLW; translated from the coding sequence ATGGATTCGGTTTTAATGAATAAAGACAGAAGCAATGAAAAGACCAAAACGAAGAAAAACAGCAATTTCAAAAACACGTTAAAAGCTATAAAAAAAGACTGGCAGCTGTATAGCCTTCTTATACTTCCTATAGCGTACTATATCATCTTTAGATATATACCTATGTATGGAAATATTATAGCTTTTAGAAGATTTGTGCCTGGTGGTCCTGTGTATGGCACAGAATGGGTTGGACTTAGATATTTTAATATGTTTATACACGATCCATCGTTCTGGCAGGTTTTTAGAAATACGATAATTTTAAGCGTAGAATATTTGGTAATAAGCTTTCCATTTCCAATAATTTTTGCACTGCTTTTAAATGAGATTAAAAGCACGTGGTTTAAGAGATTTACACAGACAGTATCATACTTGCCATACTTCATATCAACGGTTGTTGTGGCAGATATGATAATGCAGATACTTGATCCATCATCAGGAGTTATAAACATGATTGTAAAACACTACACTGGTCATACTATAAACTTTTTAGCAGAACCGCAATGGTTTAGGACGATTTATATAGTTTCAGGTATTTGGCAAGGCATGGGATGGGGCGCTATACTTTACCTTGCAGCACTTACAAATATCAATCCAGAATTATATGAAGCAGCTATTATTGATGGTGCTAGCAGATGGCAACAAACGATATATGTAACTATTCCAGGCATGATGCCAACGATTATGATTCTTTTGATATTAAATATAGGTAGTCTTTTAGCCGTAGGTTTTGAAAAGATATTGCTTCTGTATAATCCATTGACATATTCTACGGCAGATGTCATATCGACATATCTATATAGAATGGGACTTGTATCAAATAACTTCAGTTATGCGGCTGCAATCGGTATGTTTGAAGCAGTAATAGGTCTTACATTGGTTTACACAGCAAACTACTTGTCGAGAAAATTTACAGAGTCAAGTCTATGGTAA
- a CDS encoding Gfo/Idh/MocA family protein, whose protein sequence is MINIAIIGAGNISPAHIQGFLEFKDRCKIVAISDIYKDKAEEKKRRFDLDDATVYSDYREILKREDVDLVDICTPPYTHADIAVESLNDGKNVIVEKPMAASLEECDRMIEASRKNKKLLSVIAQNRFRTQFMKLKKIVESGLAGRIVHAQVDSFWWRGHSYYDLWWRGTWEKEGGGCTLNHAIHHIDMLIWLLGMPEEVQAVMNNVAHDNAEVEDISIAILKYKSGALAQITSSVVHHGEEQQIILQGKKARISVPWKVHASTASSNGFPSGRDEELEKKIQDYYDSLEKTKYSGHTPQIDDVLKALESEHEILVGGSDGRNALELITVIYKAATTREVVKLPLKKDDPFYTVDGIMSSVPHFYEKKTFVENFNDERITFGRDIK, encoded by the coding sequence ATGATTAATATAGCCATAATTGGGGCAGGTAATATTTCACCTGCCCACATACAGGGCTTTTTGGAATTTAAAGATAGGTGCAAAATCGTAGCAATATCAGACATCTACAAGGATAAGGCAGAAGAAAAGAAAAGGCGGTTTGATTTAGATGATGCCACTGTGTACAGCGATTACAGAGAGATATTAAAAAGAGAAGATGTTGATTTGGTGGACATATGCACGCCGCCTTACACACATGCAGACATTGCAGTGGAAAGTTTAAATGATGGAAAGAATGTAATCGTAGAAAAGCCAATGGCAGCATCATTAGAAGAGTGCGACAGAATGATAGAAGCGTCAAGGAAAAACAAAAAACTCTTGTCGGTAATAGCGCAGAATCGCTTCAGGACTCAATTTATGAAATTAAAAAAGATCGTCGAGTCAGGCCTAGCAGGACGTATAGTACATGCACAAGTAGACTCATTTTGGTGGAGAGGTCATTCCTACTACGATCTGTGGTGGAGAGGTACATGGGAAAAAGAAGGTGGAGGATGCACATTAAATCATGCAATACACCATATAGACATGCTTATATGGCTTTTAGGAATGCCTGAAGAAGTACAGGCTGTTATGAACAATGTAGCACACGACAACGCCGAAGTTGAAGACATATCGATAGCGATACTTAAGTATAAAAGTGGTGCGTTAGCACAGATAACAAGTTCAGTTGTGCACCACGGCGAGGAGCAGCAGATAATACTTCAAGGGAAAAAGGCGAGGATATCTGTTCCATGGAAAGTACATGCATCTACAGCATCCAGCAATGGTTTTCCATCAGGCAGAGATGAAGAACTAGAAAAGAAGATACAAGACTACTATGACAGCTTGGAAAAAACAAAGTACAGCGGTCATACTCCACAAATAGATGATGTATTAAAGGCATTAGAATCAGAACATGAAATCTTGGTAGGTGGCAGTGACGGAAGGAATGCCTTAGAGCTTATAACGGTTATCTACAAAGCTGCAACAACAAGGGAAGTTGTAAAGCTTCCACTTAAAAAGGATGACCCATTTTATACAGTAGATGGCATAATGTCAAGTGTACCTCATTTTTATGAGAAAAAAACGTTTGTAGAAAATTTCAATGATGAGCGCATAACATTTGGAAGAGATATTAAGTAA